The following are from one region of the Sphaerochaeta sp. genome:
- a CDS encoding DMT family transporter has translation MIEGPRDMKAAGHLSALFTVFVWGVTFVSSKVLLDILTPEQLLFGRMFVGYLALWVVQPHRIRLKDSKDIWLFVGAGSLGVFLYYFLENTALTFSYASNVGVIVSIAPVFTVLCCSVAFHQPLKKQYFIGFVVAIAGIALISFNESTNLKLNPLGDILALGAAATWGGYSVFARKITEKGYAVIPATRLMFLPGLVLILLANLIHPAPLQTAQLFSWPYLKHLLFLGVVASGMCFVTWNYSLLALGAITGSFYIYLCPVITMVCSAIWLGEVITPLAIWGTVLTLLGLAVSEVRLPFRKRTVHTAS, from the coding sequence ATGATCGAAGGTCCCCGGGACATGAAGGCGGCAGGGCACCTTTCCGCCCTGTTCACCGTCTTCGTGTGGGGGGTGACGTTCGTTTCTTCGAAGGTGCTTCTTGATATCCTCACTCCGGAACAGCTGTTGTTCGGCCGGATGTTCGTCGGATACCTGGCCTTGTGGGTCGTCCAGCCGCATCGGATACGCCTGAAGGATTCCAAGGATATCTGGCTGTTTGTCGGAGCGGGATCGCTCGGGGTGTTCCTGTACTATTTTCTGGAAAACACCGCGTTGACGTTCAGCTACGCAAGCAACGTCGGGGTGATCGTCAGCATCGCGCCGGTATTCACCGTGCTCTGTTGTTCCGTGGCGTTCCACCAACCGTTGAAGAAGCAGTACTTCATCGGATTCGTCGTGGCAATCGCCGGCATCGCGTTGATCTCATTCAACGAATCCACCAATCTGAAGCTCAACCCCCTGGGGGATATCCTTGCCCTTGGCGCCGCCGCGACGTGGGGCGGCTATTCCGTCTTCGCCCGGAAGATCACGGAGAAGGGATACGCCGTCATCCCTGCCACCCGCCTGATGTTCCTTCCCGGCCTGGTGTTGATTCTTCTGGCCAATTTGATCCATCCCGCGCCCCTGCAGACGGCCCAGCTGTTCAGCTGGCCGTACCTGAAGCACCTGCTGTTTCTGGGTGTGGTGGCCTCCGGCATGTGCTTCGTCACCTGGAACTATTCCCTTCTGGCGTTGGGGGCGATTACGGGATCGTTCTATATTTACCTCTGTCCGGTGATCACCATGGTATGCTCGGCCATCTGGCTTGGTGAGGTGATCACCCCGCTGGCCATCTGGGGTACCGTCCTGACGTTGTTGGGGCTGGCGGTCAGCGAGGTGAGGTTGCCATTCCGTAAGCGGACAGTACACACCGCATCTTGA
- the prs gene encoding ribose-phosphate diphosphokinase, with product MSIIKPHKLGVIAGPGSEYFTGKVVKHLRRLYLERYEKLSAALARRHGMTEEEILKTVTLMDDLNSKSIPKSKCPTTFQVPDFTVKVKYTKFANGEEKAEILDPVRGLRVYIIYDMANEEPIQVAGCDQPVKLSVNDHLMFLFTTVNAVQLAGADSITLVLPTYPYARQHKKASREALTASMFGHMCEMLGVERIITLDIHSREIENSFTHLKLENLHGSYQTLIALHKIIDFNDPDLVVVSPDTGAVSRNKFYAQALHRPLAMLYKERDYSVVSTSAKTSNIKSINLLGDVRGKTVLMADDMIATGGTMLLAMRELKNLGAKKIICMISLPFFNAGAVDTFDQAYKEGVFYRIIGTNAVYHGHDLLDKEWYVQADITELFARIISRLHHGRSISPLLDNRKFIQILIDNSQQGTAPAADEAASATNPDHAE from the coding sequence ATGAGTATCATTAAGCCCCATAAACTTGGTGTCATCGCCGGCCCCGGCAGTGAGTATTTCACCGGAAAGGTGGTAAAGCACCTGCGCCGCTTGTATCTGGAGCGGTATGAGAAGCTTTCCGCCGCGCTGGCGCGCCGCCATGGCATGACGGAGGAGGAGATCCTCAAGACGGTCACCCTGATGGATGACCTGAACAGCAAGAGCATCCCCAAATCCAAGTGCCCGACGACATTCCAGGTTCCCGATTTTACCGTCAAGGTGAAGTACACCAAGTTCGCCAATGGGGAGGAGAAGGCGGAGATTCTGGATCCGGTCAGAGGACTGAGGGTCTACATCATCTACGATATGGCCAACGAGGAACCGATCCAGGTGGCGGGGTGTGACCAACCGGTCAAGCTCTCCGTCAACGATCATCTGATGTTCCTGTTCACTACGGTCAATGCCGTGCAGTTGGCCGGCGCTGATTCCATCACGTTGGTGCTTCCCACCTATCCGTACGCCCGCCAGCACAAGAAGGCGTCACGCGAGGCGTTGACGGCCAGCATGTTCGGCCATATGTGCGAGATGCTCGGTGTGGAGCGGATCATCACGCTGGACATCCACAGCAGGGAGATCGAGAACAGTTTCACCCATCTGAAGCTGGAGAACCTCCACGGTTCGTACCAGACGTTGATCGCCCTGCACAAGATCATCGATTTCAACGACCCCGACCTGGTGGTCGTCTCTCCGGATACCGGAGCCGTTTCCCGCAACAAGTTCTACGCCCAGGCGTTGCATCGCCCATTGGCCATGCTGTACAAGGAGCGGGATTATTCCGTCGTCTCCACCAGCGCAAAGACGAGCAACATCAAGAGCATCAACCTGCTGGGGGATGTGCGTGGCAAGACGGTGCTGATGGCCGACGACATGATCGCCACCGGTGGCACGATGCTGCTGGCCATGCGCGAGCTGAAGAACCTTGGGGCGAAGAAGATCATCTGTATGATCAGCCTGCCGTTCTTCAACGCCGGCGCGGTGGATACGTTCGACCAGGCGTACAAGGAAGGGGTGTTCTACCGGATCATCGGGACCAACGCCGTCTACCATGGGCACGACCTCCTGGACAAGGAGTGGTACGTGCAGGCGGACATCACCGAATTGTTCGCCCGGATCATCAGCCGTCTGCACCATGGCCGGTCGATCAGTCCGTTGCTGGACAACCGTAAATTCATTCAGATTCTCATTGATAACAGCCAACAGGGAACCGCCCCGGCCGCTGATGAGGCAGCGAGCGCTACGAACCCGGATCACGCTGAGTGA
- a CDS encoding aminotransferase class I/II-fold pyridoxal phosphate-dependent enzyme, protein MVNLVPVTSKFEDGFALPPISEFAKKITRKTGAILLCSPNNPTGHVYTRNELLALLKLVKEHDIFLIVDEVYREFCYDGKQFTSILSFPEYADRVICIDSFSKRYSMCGSRIGALVSKNREVLESALKLSQARLCPPDIEQVAALAALDTDDSYIAEVRAEYQLRRDILVEGLNKIENVKCQCPKGAFYLVAELPVDDAEKFSIFMLKDFSLDGETVMLAPCEDFYVTKGIGRRQVRLAYVINPEALRHSLRCLDAGLKAYRKNVMKVDA, encoded by the coding sequence ATGGTCAACCTGGTGCCGGTGACCAGCAAGTTTGAGGACGGGTTCGCCCTGCCTCCGATCAGCGAGTTCGCCAAGAAGATCACCCGCAAGACAGGGGCGATTCTGCTCTGCTCCCCCAACAACCCCACCGGGCACGTGTATACCAGGAATGAGTTGCTGGCGTTGCTCAAGCTGGTCAAGGAACACGACATCTTCCTGATCGTCGATGAGGTGTACCGGGAGTTCTGCTACGATGGCAAACAGTTCACCTCGATCCTCAGCTTCCCGGAGTATGCCGACCGGGTGATCTGCATCGACAGTTTCTCCAAGCGCTACAGCATGTGCGGTTCCCGGATCGGAGCATTGGTTTCCAAGAACCGTGAGGTGCTGGAGTCTGCGTTGAAGCTTTCCCAGGCGCGGCTTTGCCCGCCGGATATCGAGCAGGTCGCAGCCTTGGCCGCGTTGGATACGGATGATTCCTACATCGCCGAGGTACGTGCCGAATATCAGCTTCGCCGGGATATTCTGGTAGAGGGGTTGAACAAGATCGAGAACGTCAAGTGCCAGTGTCCCAAAGGCGCGTTCTACCTGGTCGCCGAACTTCCGGTGGACGACGCGGAGAAGTTCTCCATCTTCATGCTGAAGGATTTCTCGTTGGATGGGGAGACGGTGATGCTTGCTCCGTGCGAGGATTTCTACGTGACCAAGGGGATCGGTCGCAGGCAGGTGCGCCTTGCCTATGTGATCAACCCGGAGGCGCTCCGTCATTCCCTCAGATGTCTGGATGCGGGGTTGAAAGCATACCGCAAGAACGTGATGAAGGTTGACGCATGA
- a CDS encoding aminotransferase class I/II-fold pyridoxal phosphate-dependent enzyme, whose amino-acid sequence MNIGQPDIKTPPQVLDAIHGYSEQTIAYGASEGLEALREGLPKYYAKYGLSVEPDDILITTGGSEAIQFAFMTLCDPYDEVIIP is encoded by the coding sequence TTGAATATCGGACAGCCCGATATCAAGACCCCGCCCCAGGTGCTGGACGCCATCCACGGCTACAGCGAACAGACCATCGCCTATGGCGCCAGTGAAGGGTTGGAGGCGTTGCGGGAGGGACTTCCCAAGTATTACGCCAAATACGGCCTTTCCGTGGAGCCGGATGATATTTTGATCACCACCGGTGGTTCGGAAGCCATCCAGTTCGCCTTCATGACGCTGTGTGATCCGTACGACGAGGTGATCATCCCCTGA
- a CDS encoding carbohydrate kinase family protein, with translation MQNGIVVAGPLIVDQHYAVERYPKEGTLSLITATSRDMGGAGNVVGSLSRLDGTMPLHVTGFLGNDANGRFLKDTVRTRFPNVSLDWLVEEGENSFTVIIDSLDSRERTFLSLKGSAERMADATLPWDRIGGDIFLLEYLLMGLAMDGRDPEYGTDAARILHHARQKGMRTAVDLVSHPGPEAARICRDAFAYADICAINEIEAEAATGISFVHEGGVDESAVKKVLGAMRNMGVAQWVVIHMPLYCYGLDVQSGRFLKMPTLDLPQSFIKGKTGAGDAFLAGLLYTAWQGKPLDEGIAMGVAASSSSLAGVNGTDTVLPYTKLPGLLSRFGGQPKATSF, from the coding sequence ATGCAGAACGGAATCGTTGTCGCGGGGCCATTGATCGTCGACCAGCATTACGCTGTGGAGCGGTATCCCAAGGAAGGGACGCTGTCGTTGATCACCGCCACATCCCGTGATATGGGTGGGGCGGGAAATGTGGTTGGATCCTTGTCCCGGCTGGATGGAACCATGCCGCTTCATGTCACCGGTTTTCTTGGCAACGACGCCAATGGAAGGTTCCTCAAGGATACGGTACGGACGCGTTTTCCCAATGTGTCCTTGGATTGGCTGGTTGAGGAAGGGGAGAACTCCTTTACCGTCATCATCGATTCGCTGGACAGCAGGGAACGTACGTTTCTTTCTTTGAAAGGTTCTGCAGAGCGGATGGCGGACGCCACCCTCCCGTGGGATCGCATTGGTGGTGACATCTTCCTGTTGGAATATCTGTTGATGGGTTTGGCGATGGATGGAAGGGATCCTGAGTACGGCACTGATGCCGCCCGGATCCTGCATCATGCCCGTCAGAAAGGCATGCGCACCGCGGTCGACCTTGTCTCCCATCCGGGACCTGAAGCCGCGCGGATCTGCCGTGACGCGTTCGCCTACGCGGATATTTGTGCCATCAACGAGATCGAGGCGGAAGCCGCCACGGGAATTTCGTTCGTCCATGAGGGAGGTGTGGACGAATCGGCGGTGAAAAAGGTGTTGGGCGCCATGCGGAACATGGGGGTCGCCCAATGGGTGGTCATCCACATGCCGTTGTACTGTTATGGGTTGGATGTACAGAGCGGCAGGTTTTTGAAGATGCCTACGTTGGATCTTCCCCAAAGTTTCATCAAAGGAAAAACAGGGGCGGGGGACGCGTTTCTGGCCGGGTTGTTGTACACCGCGTGGCAGGGCAAGCCATTGGATGAAGGAATCGCCATGGGCGTCGCCGCGTCTTCCAGTTCGTTGGCCGGGGTGAACGGAACGGATACCGTGTTGCCGTATACGAAGTTACCGGGCCTGCTTTCCCGATTCGGGGGACAACCCAAAGCGACTTCATTTTGA
- a CDS encoding class II fructose-bisphosphate aldolase: protein MIVSLQSVLQFAQQKGIAVGAFNVTNMESIRAIIGAAEETKKPVILNWAEVHAPYISMEEAINLMLFYGGRASVPVCLNLDHGSSFESCTKAMHLGFTGVMIDASSKPFDENVAITKEVVHEAHALGVGVEAELGHILSQEHGQTAETVNKDQTYTHPQEAKKFADLTGVDALAISFGTAHGLYLGKPVLDLNRITLCRQAKDMPYVMHGGSGLSKEEFQTAVRNGIRKINFYTYMSLAGGEAVKKAMDTKHPGDHIFFHDIPDVAVKAMQECVKTAILTFALEI, encoded by the coding sequence ATGATTGTTTCCTTGCAGAGTGTCTTGCAGTTCGCCCAACAGAAAGGCATTGCCGTCGGGGCGTTCAATGTCACCAATATGGAATCGATTCGTGCCATCATTGGTGCGGCCGAAGAGACGAAAAAACCGGTCATCCTTAATTGGGCGGAAGTACATGCGCCCTACATCTCGATGGAAGAAGCCATCAATCTGATGCTGTTCTATGGCGGAAGAGCGTCTGTGCCGGTCTGCCTGAATCTGGATCACGGCTCATCGTTCGAGTCCTGTACCAAGGCGATGCATCTGGGCTTCACCGGCGTGATGATCGATGCATCCTCCAAGCCGTTTGACGAGAATGTGGCCATCACCAAGGAAGTGGTGCATGAAGCGCACGCTTTGGGGGTCGGAGTGGAGGCGGAACTGGGGCACATTCTCTCCCAGGAGCACGGACAGACGGCAGAGACGGTGAACAAGGATCAGACGTACACCCATCCCCAGGAAGCGAAGAAGTTCGCCGACCTGACCGGTGTCGACGCCTTGGCCATTTCCTTCGGGACCGCCCATGGACTGTATCTGGGAAAGCCCGTTCTGGATCTGAACCGGATCACCCTATGTCGGCAGGCGAAGGACATGCCGTATGTGATGCACGGTGGCTCGGGTCTTTCCAAGGAGGAATTCCAGACGGCGGTACGGAACGGCATCCGGAAGATCAACTTCTATACGTACATGAGTCTGGCAGGCGGGGAAGCGGTCAAAAAAGCGATGGATACCAAACATCCTGGCGATCATATTTTCTTCCATGACATTCCGGATGTTGCCGTCAAGGCAATGCAGGAATGCGTCAAGACGGCAATTCTGACCTTCGCGTTGGAAATCTGA